The Drosophila sechellia strain sech25 chromosome 2R, ASM438219v1, whole genome shotgun sequence nucleotide sequence GAGGTAAATACTATAAACCAAGTCAGAGATGACCTCGGAGATGACTATATTTGACAACCATTTAAACATATTTCAGCTGCATGGTCGCCAGTTCGTGTGCCAGACATTCCTGGAGCAGATCACTGGTGCCAAGGCCCAGAAGCGATCCCCCGCCCTCAACAAGATATTGGAGAACGTGCTGGAACTATTTCTGGTCCAGACTGTGCTTAATAACCTCAATGACATTTTAAGAGTGAGTTTTCCTCTCAGTTCCACTTAAATCATTGTTAATTATGCCATTTTGCTTGCTAGTTCATTAAGCTCAGCGATGCGGATCTGCGATCGCTGCAGAAACGCTTGGAGGATTCCCTGGAGCAGTTCCGACCCAATGCGGTGGCCATATGCGATGGGTTCGAGTTCCACGACCGCGTGCTGAACTCCGTGCTGGGCAGCTACGATGGCAATGTGTATCCCAGGCTCTTCGATTCGGCCAAGCGCAGCACCATGAACCAGAAGCCCGTCCAAACATCCTTTGAGTCCTACCTGAAGCCCCTGATGAAGGCTAAACTGTAAAGCAAACACACTTACGACCGAGTCACGTGTATAGAGAGTTATATTGAAGGAGAGAAACTAcatgttttgtttaaattagttttataCCAGTTTTATTTAGCAAATCAAAACCAATTTCTCAGTACATTCAGCGCATTTTAAAAAACTAACAAACTAAACGCTTACAAAGTAGCAAAAAAAGTTGATGTAAAATTTGACAAAACGTACTATGGGTCGAGAGTTGAACAAACATAGTACTTGTACATATCAAAAAAGTTGCGTTTGCGTTTTTTACAGTGTAGAAAAAGTTGTGTTCAGAAAAATGTTTTAgttcctgttgctgctgttgctcatGTTTTCATGTttgcttgtgtttgtgtgtgtgagaagTGTGCatgttttttgtgtgtgagTTTCAGTTTGGATTCCGGAAAGGggtaaaaatagttttcactTCTCTGATGATGTTCGAAAGTTCCCTTTGTTATATGCTCTGCTGTCGAAGTAGTAGTAGGTTTAATTCATTATTTATGCATTATACACAGTTACACACACAATTGATTTATGTTGCTAATTATATActtatatgttatatattagtTTTCGTTTTCGTAACTTCTTTTCGCAATGAAAATATGGCATGAGAGTTGGAGAGAGAATATTGGTTGACTAACAATTAAACAAGTATTGCAGCTAATTGATTGGTATGAGGGCGTGGGTGAGTATAACATTTGTTGCTGGACTGCtttgttttagtttaatttgAATTCGCCTTGTAAACTTAACAATTAACACTATTGCATGTGATTATGATCTGTTGCTGTGgttcttcttgttgttgtAGCTGTTGCGGTCGTTCGTATTCGCTTTTGTATTTTGCTTGCAAAACTAAACAATTGTCAGTGACAGCGAAcgtaaaaactaaataaatgcaCAATAATTAATGCGTTAATCCGATTTTGATTCTTAGCCATGGAAGAAGCAGTTTAGTCAAGCGAAGGAAATCTCGAATAACTCTAAAACCCAAGTGGAAACCTAAATTAATGTACAATTGCTTTCTCGTTGACGAACtatcaattcaattcaattcatttccatttccaattcatttttaatttcagttttcagtatcatttcaataaatattcGTGGTTTTGTGTTTTCTAGAAAAAAGTAGAAATAGtccttttcatttcaattctgtttgtttttagTTGCCAGGAAGGTTCACAGTGTTCATAAATCTGATTTTTGCTTGATTTAGTATTcgtttttcgttttcttttttctttttgttttgtttgttttaggAATTACACTAATAATTACATAGTTTCGCTTATGTATaacttaaaaacatttatgcATCGATTTCCGCTTGCTGTTGCCGCAAAAttcataattataatattttcattggaCTTCGTTTGACAAATTGATTGTTGAAATGAAGAGTGTGTGTGGAGGTTCGACGAGGGGTCTATAGAGAGTTGAGAGATAATCGTGATGTATCCAATTCGCTTTCGTTATTCAGCTAACATATATAATCCATACATTTATATTCAATATGCACGAAAGTTGCCTTTTACATCTATGTAGTTGgatgcgcgtgtgtgtgtgtattatTATAGTTATTATTCAATTTTCTCCTGCTCTTTCTGCTTTTGCTCTACTCGTAATTCATAATTAATTCGCTTAATTTTGCCCGCCCTTATATTGGTTTcactatttatatataatatattatttatatattaaatttcgcatgatttatttgcaattatatttgatatttttgtttgtttttgtcgcTTAAAACTTACTTAAATAGAAAAGTCGCGTACACACACCCACATACGCAGAGTGTGTATTTTGCATTAACTTacaggtaagttttcctttttttttttgttttgtttcctttTCGTTTTCCTCGTTATTATATTGCCGatttgtgttttctttttttgttttaatttaatttacccCTCACGAAaaattgtgtgtgtttgaaaacgtttgaaattttcatttgtttttgtgttagttttgtagctgctgctgcggatgaTTAATCCTTGTTTCAGTGGTTTGCCGATGATGCTGCACTCCCACTCCGCACAGTGTATTCAGTTGAGCCAAACCAAACCCAGTCGCTCCGCCTTCGTCCAGTCATTCGCACTCCGTCCCGTCCTTACACATTGTTCCTGCACTTGTGGTCAACTTAATACCTGCGCGACGTGCCATTATCTCAGGCGTAGAACTCGCGGTTATTCGCATTTTTCGCATACGAATTGTTGGCCGGCGATCTCTTTGGCTCGTCCAGCGCGTAGGATCCCTCGTCCTTTTTCCTCATGCGGTACACGATGAACATGACCACGAGTATGGCGCAGAGCAGGCCAACGACGGCACCGCCAATGACAGctggaaaagaaaatgaagTTTTAGTAACCTCTGTACAGAAATCTAGTATGAGTGATATTTGTAGGTGTATCAGTCATACgttgcgtatgagtgatataCTCACCAGCCAGGATTCCGGGCTGCGAGAAGAAGCTCGACGTGCGATCGTCCTCGCTCATGATGACCACTTCGTTGCCGTTGGGCCTGTGATCGATGCCCTTTGTGTCGGAGGGCTGGCTATTCACGTTCGTGTTGGGGTCCAATTCGTGCACGTTGCTGCCACCTGCACCCGCTGTTCCGGAGAAAGAGAAGGCATTATGGCGATGAGAAAGAGATGCAACGTGACAAAAATAGTTCCATTTATGCCCATGACGTGCAagcaaaatcaaacaaaacagAGAGTGAGACAGAGAGttgctgttttgttttgttgtttcgtGTGTTGggtattcaattaaattgattcgagtgtaaatatttgttttagtgAGTGTATACGGTTGTGTAAACATGTGTGTACGGTGTGCGTGTGTTAATGAGCTGTTATGCAGTATTTACAAGGCTTAATGTTAGTCGAGCAGCGTTGACTACATAGGAATACTTATATCAAATGCTAGTTCTTATGTTGTATTTCCCAGAAGTGTACACTAACTAACAAGGATGCCAAATTAATCTCTTAAAAGGTAAGGGGCTAAAGGTGCTAGTTAACTTTAAGAAATTCAATGCATTGATGCATTCATTTAGCTTCATTTTAAGCAGTTTCCAACACCATTGAAGACGCAGATTGGCATGGAAGTATTTGTCTAGAACCTACAGGATATTCTGGATGTTAAATTACAGCATGGCACATCCTGCCAAAGTAAGTAAACTCTTGACAGCTAATTTTACGGTAATGAGCAGCGCTCTCCAGCAAAGTTTGTTTCAATatgaaaaaagttttccagctgCGAGTGCCAAATTCTGCTCGGAAATCTCGACATTTCACTTTGGACAAGTGCAATTATTTCGCATCCTTGATATTGACAGGCAGAAATGTAATGCCAATTGGTTGCCAAAGACTGCGagtttacattttatttaattggcATGGCATCCACCCATTCCCCAAACTCTTTCCCTAATCCCGGCATATGTGTGCGTAAGCTACTTATTTTTGGAGAGCTATTGTTTGATACTCACACACATATTAAGCTTACCCCCAAAAGAGCTCAAGATAAACAAATTGCTTGTTTAGGCCTTGTACTCCACACTTCTTTGCATATCTAACAAACACACGGCTGCTCCCTTCAGGGGCGGCATATTAATTAGGAAATGCCCATGAGGGCTCCTTGAATTGGCCCTCGCGTTTGGGGGCCATAGAATTGATTTTATATGCGCATTGCAAACTCGGGCAAATCAAGGCAATATgtagaaggaggaggaggaatcGAGAGTTCTTTGAATTGCTTCGcaact carries:
- the LOC6615381 gene encoding syndecan isoform X4, with amino-acid sequence MKPKQKISVEPLLLVAILIGVLVAPTHAQDQKSVKPSAAAPSAAASRPHDEIYIDDDSIEGSGGRGGIHEDLEKDPDYSGSGFGPDDEDAEPDQHSHSSHNTRISQSSNSGINTGAGGSNVHELDPNTNVNSQPSDTKGIDHRPNGNEVVIMSEDDRTSSFFSQPGILAAVIGGAVVGLLCAILVVMFIVYRMRKKDEGSYALDEPKRSPANNSYAKNANNREFYA